A portion of the Calliphora vicina chromosome 5, idCalVici1.1, whole genome shotgun sequence genome contains these proteins:
- the asrij gene encoding OCIA domain-containing protein 1: MNPNDPQQQPQHPLANYQFSSEELRVFRECNSESFFQRSLPLGTTFGLAAYLGVKQGLIPANIKYGSVPKVILGVIMGYFVGKFSYQQKCAEKIMALPDSRLGEILRQRKNQGGLAGYKPDQSLTMGMGLGAFAPNPNDVYTDGDLRPTNKGNALNLDMESRPSFSGLDDIYRPNLDSPSTTLVDADIPLEPVKPGTSYEELRKRNREEYLKKQQNPFSKPLPPDAPVVMRQSERPSASSSGNDTAAKNLQTNKYGDAWVE; the protein is encoded by the exons ATGAATCCAAACGATCCCCAACAGCAACCACAACACCCTTTG GCCAATTACCAATTTTCCTCTGAAGAATTGAGAGTATTTCGGGAATGTAATTCAGAGTCATTTTTTCAACGTTCATTGCCGTTGGGTACAACATTTGGTCTGGCAGCCTACTTAGGTGTTAAACAAGGATTAATACCg GCTAATATTAAATATGGGTCAGTGCCCAAAGTAATACTTGGTGTTATCATGGGTTATTTTGTGGGTAAATTCAGTTACCAGCAAAAGTGTGCCGAGAAAATTATGGCTTTACCCGATTCCCGTTTGGGAGAAATTTTAAGACAGCGCAAAAATCAAGGCGGTTTAGCGGGTTATAAACCTGATCAGAGCTTAACCATGGGCATGGGTTTGGGTGCTTTTGCCCCCAATCCCAATGACGTCTACACAGATGGAGACCTGCGTCCCACTAACAAAGGAAATGCCCTTAATTTGGATATGGAATCGAGGCCCTCCTTTTCCGGCCTGGACGATATCTACCGGCCCAATTTAGata GTCCCTCTACAACACTAGTTGATGCTGATATACCTTTGGAACCGGTTAAGCCCGGCACCAGCTACGAAGAATTGCGTAAACGTAATCGTGAAGAATActtaaagaaacaacaaaatccATTTTCCAAACCTTTGCCTCCTGATGCCCCTGTGGTCATGAGGCAGTCAGAAAGACCTTCTGCATCCAGTAGTGGAAATGATACTGCTGCTAAGaatttgcaaacaaataaatacggCGACGCTTGGGTGgaataa
- the Cndp2 gene encoding cytosolic non-specific dipeptidase: MSALPSDLNQLFKFVDEHKLKYIDVLKTAVAIQSVSAWPEKRGEIDRMVLWTEDKLKALGAETKLVDIGQETLANGDKIPLPKVLLGTLGKDPKKKTVVVYGHLDVQPALKDDGWATEPFELTEKDGKLYGRGASDDKGPVLCWIHAIEAYQKLNIDVPVNLKFVLEGMEESGSLGLDDLLMSLKNDFLANVDYVCISDNYWLGKTRPCLTYGLRGLVYYTVEVECAQKDLHSGVFGGTVHEAMPDLCWLLSTLVDKDTNILIPGIERDIAPLLHNEHEIYEKIDYEVEDYKKDIGATALPHKENKTQLLMHRWRYPSLSIHGIEGAFSEAGAKTVIPAKVIGKFSMRIVPNQEPEHITECVTKYLNEKWAERGSPNKMSVRMLSSGKPWTEDPNHPHYEAAKQAIKHVFNVEPDMTREGGSIPVTLTLQEATGKNCILVPVGACDDGAHSQNEKIDIYNYVEGTKLLGAYLYEVGKLN; encoded by the exons ATGTCTGCTTTACCCAGTGATCTTAACCAGTTATTCAA ATTTGTGGATGAACACAAGTTGAAATACATTGAtgtgcttaaaacagctgtagCCATACAATCTGTTTCGGCCTGGCCCGAAAAGCGTGGAGAAATTGATCGCATGGTACTATGGACTGAAGATAAATTGAAGGCCTTGGGTGCTGAAACAAAATTGGTTGATATTGGTCAAGAAACACTGGCCAATGGAGACAAAATTCCTTTACCCAAAGTCTTGTTGGGTACACTGGGAAAG GATCCCAAAAAGAAGACCGTTGTGGTATATGGTCACTTGGATGTTCAGCCCGCCCTTAAAGACGATGGCTGGGCCACTGAACCCTTCGAATTGACCGAAAAAGATGGTAAACTTTATGGTCGTGGTGCTAGTGATGACAAGGGTCCAGTTCTTTGCTGGATTCATGCCATTGAAGCCTATCAAAAGTTAAACATTGATGTACCGGTCAATCTTAAGTTTGTGTTGGAAGGCATGGAAGAAAGTGGCAGTTTGGGTTTAGATGATCTCCTAATGAGTCTTAAAAATGATTTCTTAGCCAATGTTGATTACGTTTGCATTTCCGACAACTATTGGTTGGGCAAAACAAGACCCTGCCTAACCTATGGTCTACGTGGTTTAGTCTACTACACCGTTGAGGTGGAATGTGCCCAAAAGGATTTGCATAGCGGTGTCTTTGGAGGTACCGTGCATGAGGCCATGCCTGACTTGTGCTGGTTGCTAAGCACTTTGGTGGATAAGGATACCAACATTCTAATACCTGGTATTGAAAGAGAC aTTGCCCCATTGCTACACAACGAACATGAAATTTAcgaaaaaattgattatgaagtTGAAGATTACAA GAAAGACATCGGTGCCACAGCTTTGCCACACAAGGAGAACAAGACCCAATTGTTGATGCACAGATGGCGTTATCCCTCTTTGTCGATTCACGGCATTGAAGGTGCCTTCTCGGAAGCCGGTGCCAAGACTGTTATTCCCGCCAAAGTTATTGGTAAATTCTCAATGCGTATTGTACCCAATCAGGAGCCCGAGCACATTACTGAATGTGTCACCAAATATTTGAACGAAAAATGGGCTGAACGTGGTTCCCCCAATAAAATGAGTGTGAGAATGCTAAGTTCTGGTAAACCCTGGACCGAAGATCCCAATCATCCACACTATGAAGCTGCCAAGCAGGCCATAAAGCATGTCTTCAATGTAGAGCCCGATATGACACGCGAGGGTGGTTCTATACCCGTCACTTTGACTTTGCAAGAGGCCACTGGCAAAAATTGCATTTTAGTGCCCGTAGGTGCCTGTGATGATGGTGCCCATTCTCAGAATGAAAAGATTGATATTTATAATTATGTTGAAGGC ACTAAACTCTTAGGTGCTTATTTGTATGAAGTTGGCAAATTGAATTAA